A region of Coccinella septempunctata chromosome 5, icCocSept1.1, whole genome shotgun sequence DNA encodes the following proteins:
- the LOC123314160 gene encoding solute carrier family 25 member 35-like has protein sequence MEFVIGGLAAVSAGILTNPLEVMKHHMELDKKSPVNRKYRNFIHAGYLVTRSNGVKSLQNGLSPAILAHLTSYGMKLGTYQFSQRRGYTTNSSGEVNVPMSMASSTAGGLIGQYMSSPFYLVKTHMELDKQEKKSDKNSYSQIAARIYRDQGLRGFFKGATASLPRAFIGTSQLTSFAIARENFNKLDTFKELPMLTTLLASSIAGIVLSLAMTPFDAVLTKLYKQAINPKQNSQQVYDGFLDCLRKTYKKEGLRPFYRGLGPLSMKLGPHTVLCLVFWEQLKDFYDNNCEIHDKYSPNLSLYNEHFVEKVVHPNSCELYW, from the exons ATGGAGTTTGTTATTGGAGGTCTGGCTGCTGTGAGTGCGGGTATATTAACGAATCCTTTGGAGGTGATGAAACATCACATGGAATTGGACAAGAAAAGTCCGGTTAAtagaaaatatcgaaattttataCACGCCGGATATCTAGTGACTAGAAGCAATGGCGTTAAATCATTACAGAATGGTTTGTCCCCAGCTATTCTCGCCCATCTCACCAGTTATGGGATGAAACTTG GGACATATCAATTTTCCCAGAGAAGGGGTTATACAACAAACTCTTCAGGAGAAGTGAATGTGCCTATGAGTATGGCCTCAAGTACTGCTGGTGGACTCATAGGTCAATACATGTCCTCTCCTTTCTACCTCGTCAAAACTCACATGGAACTCGACaaacaagagaaaaaatctgaCAAGAATTCGTACTCTCAAATTGCTGCAAGAATATATAGGGACCAAGGG cttcgtggtttcttcaaaggAGCAACTGCTTCTCTACCTAGAGCATTTATTGGAACATCCCAGTTGACTTCCTTTGCCATCGCAAGGGAAAATTTCAACAAGCTGGATACTTTCAAGGAGCTTCCAATGCTTACGACTTTGCTTGCCAGTTCAATAGCTGGTATAGTTTTAAGTCTTGCAATGACACCCTTCGATGCCGTTCTTACAAAACTTTACAAACAAG CAATTAATCCAAAACAGAATTCCCAACAAGTCTACGACGGTTTTTTGGACTGCCTGAGGAAgacttataaaaaagaaggtCTAAGACCATTTTACAGAGGCTTAGGGCCactttcgatgaaacttggacCACATACAGTGCTGTGtctggtattttgggagcaatTGAAAGATTTCTACGACAATAACTGTGAGATTCATGATAAATATAGTCCAAATTTGAGTTTGTATAACGAACATTTCGTCGAAAAAGTAGTACATCCAAACTCATGTGAACTTTATTGGTAG
- the LOC123314555 gene encoding transmembrane GTPase Marf has protein sequence MAAYINRTISLMSGDGPHNRTIAPIVDPRTTRQLTDNSPLQIFVKAKKKINDIFIEIEDYVKDTVEYMHEIEKQKEIVNSEKVKQTEDFVSRVHGIRDVLSRDHMKVAFFGRTSNGKSSVINAMLRDKVLPSGIGHTTNCFLQVEGSPTDEPYLILEGSEEHCAVDSVGQLAHALCKEKLNENQLVRVFWPRNRCLLLRDDVVFVDSPGVDVTPNLDEWIDKYCLDADVFVLVANAESTLMVTEKNFFHKVSTRLSKPNIFILNNRWDASANEPEYLDQVKRQHQDRAVDFLVKELKVCSQKEADERIFFISAKEALQARLAERGQTATTPFTEGFQTRYFEFQDFERKFEECISKSAVKTKFEQHSQRGKLIATQLREILDSIYSDAQKLRDDKLNKRKELQDKINYTEQQLMIITQEMKQKIHHMVEDVEQRVSKALNDEIRRLSTLVDEFNLPFHSDALVLNVYKKELHSHVEAGLGSNLRARLSTALAMNMEASQREMTERMESIIPDKNKANASLILPRRQPFEILYRLNCDNLCADFHEDLEFRFSWGLTSMIQRFASGGSGLLTLKNKKDSPHNSIVPSTPTDMVDTSRLFYQPSVADDWSLISRIAMLGVSSQGTMGGLLLAGFLFKTVGWRIVVVTGGIYGCLYLYERLTWTNKAKEKSFKKQYVGHATRKLRMIVDLTSANCSHQVQQELSGTFARLCHLVDEATGDMDTQLKKLEHEAATLENAASRAKVLRNKANYLAHELELFEDAYLKTHH, from the exons ATGGCTGCTTACATAAATCGCACAATATCTTTGATGTCTGGGGATGGACCCCACAATAGAACCATAGCTCCTATAGTGGATCCCAGAACTACCAGGCAGTTGACTGATAATTCACCTTTACAGATTTTCGTTAAAGCCAAAAAGAAAATCAATGATATCTTTATAGAAATTGAGGACTATGTGAAAGATACAGTCGAGTATATGCACG aGATCGAAAAACAAAAAGAGATTGTAAACTCTGAAAAAGTCAAACAAACCGAGGATTTTGTGAGCAGGGTTCATGGTATCAGAGATGTACTCAGCAGAGATCACATGAAGGTTGCATTTTTTGGCAGGACATCGAATGGAAAAAGCTCTGTCATAAATGCTATGTTGAGAGATAAAGTACTGCCAAGTGGAATTGGACATACAACAAACTGCTTCCTGCAG GTTGAAGGTTCTCCAACAGATGAACCATACCTAATCCTCGAGGGTTCTGAGGAACATTGTGCGGTTGATTCAGTAGGTCAGTTAGCTCACGCTTTGTGCAAGGAGAAACTGAACGAAAACCAACTGGTACGAGTATTTTGGCCAAGGAACAGATGCTTGCTCTTGAGAGATGATGTTGTATTTGTGGATTCGCCAGGTGTTGATGTCACACCGAATCTGGACGAGTGGATCGACAAGTACTGTTTGGATGCGGACGTCTTTGTGTTGGTTGCTAATGCTGAATCCACACTTATGGTTACG gaaaaaaatttcttccacAAAGTTTCTACTCGTCTGTCCAAGCCGAACATTTTCATTCTCAACAACAGGTGGGATGCCTCTGCAAATGAGCCTGAATATCTAGATCAG GTGAAGAGGCAACATCAAGACAGAGCTGTTGATTTTCTGGTCAAAGAGCTCAAAGTGTGCTCCCAGAAAGAAGCAGACGAACGTATCTTCTTCATATCTGCGAAGGAAGCCCTCCAAGCTAGATTAGCCGAAAGGGGTCAGACGGCCACGACTCCTTTCACTGAAGGATTCCAAACCAGATATTtcgagtttcaagatttcgaaAGGAAGTTCGAAGAATGTATATCGAAAAGCGCGGTCAAAACGAAGTTCGAACAACACTCGCAGAGGGGTAAACTCATAGCCAC CCAGTTGCGCGAGATTCTTGATAGTATATACAGCGACGCCCAGAAATTGAGGGATGATAAATTGAATAAGAGGAAAGAATTGCAGGATAAAATAAACTACACGGAGCAACAACTGATGATTATTACCCAAGAAATGAAACAGAAGATCCACCATATGGTGGAAGATGTCGAACAGCGGGTCTCCAAAGCCCTCAATGATGAAATAAGACGTTTGAGTACTTTGGTGGACGAGTTCAACCTACCCTTCCACTCTGACGCTTTAGTTTTGAACGTTTACAAGAAGGAACTTCATTCTCATGTCGAGGCGGGGTTGGGCTCTAACTTGAGGGCCAGATTATCAACGGCCCTAGCCATGAACATGGAGGCAAGCCAGAGGGAGATGACGGAGAGGATGGAGAGCATAATACCGGATAAGAACAAGGCCAACGCCTCCTTGATTCTACCCCGAAGACAACCGTTTGAGATTTTGTACAGGCTGAACTGCGATAACCTCTGCGCcgattttcacgaggatttgGAATTTAGGTTTTCCTGGGGTTTGACGTCTATGATCCAAAG atTTGCTAGCGGTGGATCAGGTCTGTTGACGCTTAAGAACAAGAAGGACAGCCCCCATAATTCTATAGTGCCAAGCACTCCCACCGACATGGTGGATACGAGTAGACTTTTTTACCAGCCTTCCGTAGCAGACGATTGGTCTCTTATTTCAAGAATAGCGATGCTTGGAGTCAGTTCGCAGGGTACCATGGGCGGTTTACTACTGGCTGGTTTTCTCTTCAAAACCGTCGGTTGGAGGATAGTTGTTGTCACTGGTGGTATATACGGTTGTCTTTACCTGTACGAGAGGCTGACATGGACAAATAAGGCCAAGGAGAAGTCTTTCAAAAAGCAATATGTCGGACATGCGACCAGGAAGTTGAGGATGATCGTGGACTTAACATCTGCCAACTGCAGTCACCAG GTTCAACAAGAACTGAGTGGTACCTTTGCGAGGTTATGCCACTTGGTGGACGAAGCTACTGGTGACATGGACACGCAATTGAAGAAGCTAGAACACGAGGCCGCCACCCTTGAAAACGCTGCCAGTAGAGCGAAAGTTCTTAGAAATAAGGCCAATTATTTGGCGCATGAATTGGAACTTTTCGAAGACGCTTATTTGAAAACTCACCATTGA
- the LOC123314558 gene encoding radical S-adenosyl methionine domain-containing protein 2-like has product MKEFLLFAVMWWSRLKLFLVDIIKPALQLTRKNNHSLEPQEIIPKSVNYHFTRICNYSCGFCFHTAKTSFMLDLENAIIGLKMLKKAGMEKINFSGGEPFMPLKGNHLGEMVKYCKQNLKLASVTIVSNGSLITENWFKNYGKYLDILAISCDSFDEETNKAIGRGQGTKNHIAQLYKVKKWCSQYNVLFKINTVVNSLNCDEDMVEKIRELNPIRWKVFQCLLIDGENAGPDALRNAEQFYIDDETFDKFLRVHQELVCLVPESNVKMQNSYLILDEYMRFLDCRGGSKIPSKSILDIGVKNALKFSGFDEVMFKKRGGIYKWSKEANSLDW; this is encoded by the exons atgaaagaatttctaTTATTCGCAGTTATGTGGTGGAGTCGTTTGAAACTTTTCCTCGTGGATATAATAAAACCTGCGTTACAATTAACAAGGAAAAATAATCATTCTTTAGAACCTCAAGAAATTATTCCAAAAAGTGTTAATTATCATTTCACCAGAATATGCAATTACAGTTGCGGTTTTTGCTTCCATACGGCAAAAACTTCTTTCATGTTAGATTTAGAAAATGCGATTATTGGTTTGAAGATGCTAAAAAAAGCTG GCatggaaaaaatcaatttcagcGGTGGGGAGCCGTTCATGCCTCTGAAGGGCAATCATTTGGGAGAAATGGTGAAATATTGCAAACAAAACTTGAAATTGGCGTCAGTGACTATAGTCTCCAATGGTTCCTTGATAACTGAGAAttggttcaaaaattatggcaaatatttggatattttagctaTATCATGCGACTCTTTTGACGAAGAAACGAACAAG GCCATCGGAAGGGGACAAGGAACGAAAAATCACATCGCGCAATTGTATAAAGTGAAGAAATGGTGCTCTCAGTACAATGTGTTATTCAAAATAAACACAGTGGTTAACAGTTTGAACTGCGATGAAGATATGGTGGAAAAAATCAGAGAATTGAATCCAATAAG ATGGAAAGTATTTCAATGTCTTCTGATTGATGGTGAAAATGCAGGACCTGATGCTCTTAGAAATGCTGAGCAATTTTACATTGATGATGAAACCtttgataaatttttgagaGTCCACCAAGAACTTGTTTGCTTGGTTCCCGAATCCAACGTTAAAATGCAGAATAGTTATTTGATTTTGGACGAATAT ATGAGATTCTTAGACTGTCGCGGCGGTTCAAAAATCCCGTCGAAATCTATTTTGGATATTGGCGTGAAGAACGCCTTGAAGTTTTCTGGATTTGACGAGGTCATGTTCAAAAAAAGAGGTGGAATATATAAGTGGTCCAAAGAAGCCAATTCCTTGGACTGGTAA
- the LOC123314557 gene encoding inositol-pentakisphosphate 2-kinase has product MVELDCFKIPNDWEYRGEGNCHVVLGLPALKKVLRIRKRDKPKTLLQWLSYIFESFLWWLFNVEVAAEYRDLLFYLNIMRPMLGYTYTSDAKQVKLYREEVNRIEDQISKLRPEFRKHKKLHFGRATLFQDFTMLPFEHSMFELTEHTFAIEIKPKKGWTPFSERSFPECIFCMNQFMKLKGKKITKRSNYCPRDLFSGDEIRMIKAILALVDNPQNNLCIFKDGQKVYDENSAKCEITPVLEDLFQNYSEKKEELLSDFAYLLFQCLTKPFETQPDCSAKLFCKWDMIIQGDSLSKGCILEKILSVQMIDVEGTSYYNKLSKVQNSEWGYVENILKSLDPTKCVKCSLCTLSNTTTTMNEELVLSLYLIAAIANDCSLMVTLKKIRTDNNRKWSSIDKVVHSKFGSFLVNVGVFDLYPKPMSTIRKHVLRNRQLLELYEIMKE; this is encoded by the exons ATGGTTGAACTTGATTGTTTTAAGATACCAAACGATTGGGAATATAGGGGTGAAGGTAATTGCCATGTAGTGCTAGGGCTTCCTGCCTTGAAGAAAGTCCTTCGTATACGAAAAAGAGATAAGCCTAAGACTCTCCTTCAATGGCTGAGTTATATCTTTGAAAGTTTTTTGTGGTGGTTGTTCAATGTTGAAGTGGCTGCGGAATATAGAGATTTGCTCTTCTATTTGAACATAATGAGGCCTATGTTGGGGTATACTTACACTTCTGATGCGAAACAAGTTAAATTGTACCGGGAAGAAGTGAACCGAATTGAAGATCAAATATCAAAGCTACGACCAG AATTCAGGAAGCATAAAAAACTTCATTTTGGAAGAGCTACATTATTCCAAGATTTTACTATGTTGCCTTTTGAGCATTCAATGTTCGAACTGACTGAGCATACTTTTGCGATTGAGATTAAACCCAAAAAGGGTTGGACCCCATTTAGTGAAAGAAGTTTTCCGGAATGTATATTTTGTATGAATCAGTTCATGAAA CTGAAAGGAAAAAAGATAACTAAAAGGAGTAATTATTGTCCAAGAGATCTTTTCTCAGG AGATGAAATACGAATGATTAAAGCCATATTAGCCTTAGTGGATAATCCTCAGAATAATTTGTGTATTTTTAAAGATGGACAAAAAGTGTATGATGAGAATAGTGCCAAATGCGAGATTACTCCAGTATTGGAGGACCTGTTTCAGAATTATTCGGAGAAAAAAGAGga GTTACTAAGTGATTTTGCATATTTGCTATTCCAATGTCTCACCAAGCCTTTTGAGACTCAACCAGATTGTAGTGCAAAGTTATTCTGCAAATGGGACATGATAATACAGGGAGATTCTTTATCAAAAGGCTgtattttagaaaaaattttaTCTGTGCAAATGATAGATGTTGAAGGGACCTCTTATTATAACAAACTTTCGAAAGTTCAAAACTCTGAGTGGGGATATGTTGAAAATATATTAAAAAGTTTAGATCCCACTAAGTGTGTCAAATGTTCTTTATGTACTTTGTCAAACACTACAACAACAATGAACGAGGAACTTGTCTTGTCCTTGTATTTGATTGCTGCCATTGCAAATGATTGCTCACTTATGGTTACTTTGAAGAAGATCAGGACTGATAATAATAG GAAGTGGTCTTCCATAGATAAAGTTGTACATTCCAAATTCGGTTCATTTTTGGTGAATGTTGGAGTGTTTGATTTGTATCCCAAACCAATGTCAACCATAAGAAAACATGTCTTAAGAAACAGACAGTTGTTAGAATTATATGAGATCATGAAGGAGTGA
- the LOC123314556 gene encoding uncharacterized protein LOC123314556 yields MEVITDLLILSVPIIGIAVNNMLNYNPEPIFNVYQRPNGYYWFKVTLMFIVLYIKKLINNIKLALESPEDLLKFYEKLEGNQELSPHKQAINAVHFNAANKDGNHLIVGMTRRKDKLIDGYIYIKINNEEIGLLESAKLPDTTLYQSDSCEGFEAEGLSVQCIEPMKIWRIKYQGKMKKNSIPSKTFEVDLEMTYTSNFPIINYGDDSDPLTTAKCIALERWSGEYFQLLKEYRQTQYEQHGSIEGYAIVNGETFHLDMDSNRIRSFGNKGDWRDVHRYNLHMFSTENGDRFTVGDFCFPLTMSSFKMGFVYCAKEKRIHPITYNDFQLYQHGESGKLPSDYAFTLEAGRKTYTVKVDVIDSPHFYISKDWESEVVKRLCFFNVNSMKGWGTSECQQRNLLGRSSLERSPTLKMKNSDKKQKVHASEMIQEERTKSLIQTNVKHVNDQKKLACEHCEKVCDSRVDLWKHLRTHDDKTKP; encoded by the exons ATGGAAGTTATAACTGATCTGTTGATTTTAAGTGTCCCCATAATTGGTATAGCAGTGAATAATATGTTGAATTATAATCCTGAACCCATTTTCAACGTCTACCAAAGACCCAATGGGTATTACTGGTTTAAAGTAACTCTGATGTTCATTGTATTATATATAAAAAAG CTGATTAACAATATCAAATTAGCCCTCGAATCTCCAGAGGATTTACTGAAATTCTACGAAAAATTGGAGGGGAATCAAGAATTATCTCCTCATAAACAG GCCATAAATGCTGTTCATTTCAATGCTGCTAATAAAGATGGTAATCATCTGATTGTTGGCATGACACGAAGAAAGGACAAACTAATTGATGGGTATATTTACATAAAAATTAATAATGAAGAGATTGGACTACTGGAGAGTGCGAAATTGCCAGATACCACTTTGTACCAAAGTGATAGTTGTGAGGGATTTGAAGCAGAGGGTTTATCT GTCCAGTGCATAGAGCCCATGAAGATATGGAGAATAAAATACCAGggtaaaatgaaaaagaacTCTATCCCCTCAAAAACGTTCGAAGTAGACCTAGAAATGACCTACACCTCCAATTTTCCCATCATAAATTACGGAGATGATTCAGATCCTCTCACCACTGCAAAATGCATAGCACTTGAGAGATGGAGCGGGGAATATTTCCAGTTGCTCAAAGA GTATCGCCAAACACAGTACGAACAACACGGAAGTATTGAAGGGTATGCGATAGTTAATGGGGAAACCTTCCACTTAGATATGGATAGTAATAGAATTCGAAGTTTTGGAAATAAGGGCGATTGGAGGGACGTTCATAGATACAACTTACACATGTTTTCTACTGAAAATGGAGATAGATTTACTGTAGGAGATTTTTGTTTTCCTTTAACAATGTCAAG TTTTAAAATGGGGTTTGTTTACTGCGCCAAGGAGAAAAGAATACACCCTATAACTTACAACGATTTCCAACTCTATCAACATGGCGAATCTGGAAAATTACCATCAGATTATGCCTTCACCCTTGAAGCAG GAAGAAAAACGTATACTGTGAAGGTGGATGTGATAGACTCTCCTCATTTCTACATTAGTAAAGATTGGGAGAGTGAAGTAGTTAAAAGGCTTTGCTTTTTCAACGTGAATTCAATGAAAGGATGGGGCACTTCAGAATGTCAACAAAGAAATTTGTTAGGGAGAAGTTCACTTGAGCGCTCCCCtactttgaaaatgaaaaatagtgaTAAGAAACAAAAAGTACATGCCTCAGAAATGATTCAAGAGGAAAGGACGAAAAGTCTCATACAAACCAACGTAAAACACGTGAACGATCAGAAAAAATTAGCTTGTGAGCATTGCGAAAAAGTTTGTGATTCTAGGGTTGATCTATGGAAGCATTTGAGAACCCATGATGATAAGACAAAGCCATAA